The nucleotide sequence TGTGGCGGCGGTGAAGAACACTAAAGCGCAGATAAAAAAGGGAGCCGATGGCTCCCTTTTTCGTTATTACGCAAATACTTAAAGCCAACCTTGGCTAATCGCCTTTAAATTGCTTCCTCGTTTTGCTCCCCGGTGCGGATACGTACCGCACTCTCTACGTTGTAAACAAAGATTTTACCGTCACCAATTTTTCCAGTTTTCGCTGAGCTCTCAATGGCCTCAATGGCTTGCTCTACACGCTCATCATCAAGTACCAGTTCTATCTTGATTTTTGGAAGAAAATCCACTTGATACTCGGCACCACGATAAAGTTCTGTATGGCCTTTTTGGCGACCAAAG is from Alteromonas australica and encodes:
- a CDS encoding P-II family nitrogen regulator — encoded protein: MKKIEAIIKPFKMDDVREALAEVGISGMTVSEVKGFGRQKGHTELYRGAEYQVDFLPKIKIELVLDDERVEQAIEAIESSAKTGKIGDGKIFVYNVESAVRIRTGEQNEEAI